Proteins encoded within one genomic window of Ursus arctos isolate Adak ecotype North America unplaced genomic scaffold, UrsArc2.0 scaffold_9, whole genome shotgun sequence:
- the CCNG2 gene encoding cyclin-G2, which yields MKDLGAEYLAGREGVQLFGLLNIYLEQEQRFQPREKGLSLIEATPEDDNTLCPRLRNAKVEDLRSLTNFFGSCTETFVLAVNILDRFLALMKVKPKHLSCIGVCCFLLAARIVEEECNIPSTHDVIRISQCKCTASDIKRMEKIISEKLHYELEATTALNFLHLYHTIVLYHTSERKEILSLDKLEAQLKACNCRLIFSKAKPSVLALCLLNLEVETLKSIELLEILLLVKKHSKVNDTEFIYWRELVSKCLAEYSSPECCKPDLKKLVWIVSRRTAQNLHNSYYSVPELPTIPEGGCFDESESEDSCEDMSCEESLSSSPSSDQECTFFFNFKVAQTLCFPS from the exons ATGAAGGATTTGGGGGCAGAGTATTTGGCGGGTCGTGAAGGGGTCCAGCTCTTCGGATTGTTGAACATCTATCTAGAACAGGAACAGAGATTCCAACCTCGAGAAAAAGGGCTAAGCTTGATCGAAGCTACCCCGGAG GATGATAACACTTTGTGTCCAAGATTAAGAAATGCCAAAGTAGAAGATTTAAGGAGTTTAACCAACTTTTTTGGATCTTGCACTGAAACTTTTGTCTTGGCTGTCAATATTTTAGATAGATTCTTGGCTCTTATGAAG gtgAAACCTAAACATTTGTCTTGCATTGGAGTCTGTTGTTTTTTGCTGGCTGCTAGAATAGTTGAAGAAGAATGCAATATTCCATCCACTCATGATGTAATCCGGATTAGTCAATGTAAATGTACTGCTTCTGACATAAAACggatggaaaaaataatttcagaaaaattgcACTATGAATTGGAAGCAACTACTGCCTTAAACTTTTTGCACTTATACCATACCATTGTACTTTATCATACATCAGAAAG GAAAGAAATACTGAGTCTAGATAAACTAGAAGCTCAGCTGAAAGCTTGCAACTGCCGACTTatcttttcaaaagcaaaa ccatctgTGTTAGCTTTGTGCCTTCTCAATTTGGAAGTAGAAACTTTGAAATCCATTGAATTATTGGAAATTCTTCTGCTTGTTAAAAAACATTCCAAG gttaATGACACCGAGTTCATTTATTGGAGGGAGTTAGTTTCTAAATGCCTAGCCGAATATTCTTCTCCTGAATGTTGCAAACCAGATCTTAAGAAATTGGTTTGGATTGTTTCGAGGCGCACAGCCCAGAACCTCCACAACAGCTACTATAGTGTTCCTGAGCTGCCGACGATCCCAGAGGGGGGTTGTTTTGATGAAAGTGAAAG TGAGGACTCTTGTGAAGATATGAGTTGTGAAGAGAGTCTCAGCAGCTCTCCTTCCAGTGATCAAGAGTGCACTTTCTTTTTCAACTTCAAAGTGGCACAGACACTGTGCTTTCCATCTTAG